One part of the Augochlora pura isolate Apur16 chromosome 3, APUR_v2.2.1, whole genome shotgun sequence genome encodes these proteins:
- the Tum gene encoding rac GTPase activating protein tumbleweed, producing MTSSLSLLASHDEVVRCTNVLINGACEEEFLQFAINQEEMRQKWLASIQECQRLHSALEKAHQEAADLDRKLSHARRLLDEEKRKRRTVEEQRNSLERQISMARDLLFNDGGRNLNDETREKLQFLNNTTLNGRHSNIHIKDLQHNDKLNTIAELDSTGSILSDLSCFSKSEDDLDASVIIQQNQKKREWKEHRPSGEYAAKKRRSNIQKTAELNTSDRIVATTTVVVPKEGAITASSVIEAIPANENVDPDGSLHSSAKKRKSGDRSKSKLTPVNTNNEQINATPSAPKADILTSGSDSEGIFKPSPNIGGYTLNTKSARGHSFIAKTVIKPEVCTSCDKRIRFGKVALKCRDCRATAHTECKDMVPLPCVPTGNTPTLRGTSGTIADYTPMIPPMVPSLVVHCINEVELRGMSEQGLYRVNGGSTEVKCLKEKFLKGRGAPNLTEVDIATICSTLKDFLRSLREPLITVGLWADFVRATTINDKQDADAALYQAISELPQPNRDTLAFLILHLQRVSSSPECKMPISNLAKVFGPTLVGYSCQNPTPTSLLTETRNQVAIVENLLKIPSDYWANFVNPENLSNIVTHKTAELRHTPSTESLLKRSTSRGFFNTPLASGRSFIRRNKKYFATPPSKAGF from the exons ATGACCTCATCATTGTCATTGCTGGCGAGTCACGATGAAGTGGTTCGTTGTACGAACGTCCTCATCAATGGGGCCTGTGAAGAAG aatttttgcaatttgcAATCAATCAAGAAGAAATGCGACAAAAATGGCTGGCATCCATTCAAGAATGCCAGCGTCTTCATTCAGCTTTAGAGAAAGCTCACCAAGAAGCAGCAGACTTAGATCGTAAATTAAGTCATGCTAGGAGACTTCTAGAtgaagagaaacgaaagagaagAACTGTGGAGGAGCAAAGGAATTCATTG GAAAGACAAATTAGTATGGCTAGAGATCTGTTATTCAACGATGGTGGAAGAAATTTGAATGATGAAACTAGGGAGAAGTTACAGTTCTTAAATAACACTACACTGAATGGACGTCATAGTAACATACATATCAAAGATTTACAGCACAATGATAA ATTAAATACTATAGCGGAGCTGGACTCCACTGGTTCCATATTAAGCGACTTAAGTTGTTTTTCGAAGTCAGAAGATGACTTAGATGCCAGTGTAATCATTCAACAAAATCAAAAGAAACGTGAATGGAAAGAACACAGACCTAGTGGTGAATATGCTGCAAAGAAACGCCGCAGTAACATACAAAAGACTGCAGAATTGAATACATCTGATAGGATAGTAGCTACAACAACTGTAGTTGTGCCTAAGGAAGGTGCTATCACTGCATCTTCTGTAATTGAAGCTATACCAGCAAATGAAAATGTAGATCCAGATGGATCACTACACAGTTCAGCCAAAAAGCGCAAGAGTGGTGATAGaagtaaatcaaaattaacacCTGTTAACACAAATAATGAACAGATAAATGCCACA CCCTCTGCACCAAAAGCTGATATCCTTACGTCAGGATCAGATTCTGAGGGTATTTTTAAACCTAGTCCTAATATAGGAGGATAtactttaaatacaaaatctgCTAGGGGTCATAGTTTTATAGCTAAAACAGTTATTAAGCCGGAAGTTTGCACATCCTGTGATAAAAG aATTAGATTTGGTAAAGTAGCTTTAAAGTGCAGAGACTGTAGAGCTACAGCTCACACAGAATGTAAAGATATGGTACCATTACCATGCGTACCTACTGGAAATACACCTACTTTACGAGGCACTTCG GGAACCATAGCAGATTACACACCTATGATTCCACCAATGGTACCATCATTGGTTGTACATTGCATTAACGAAGTGGAATTAAGAGGAATGAGCGAACAAGGGTTGTATAGAGTAAATGGTGGTTCAACAGAAGTAAAATGTCTGAAAGAAAAGTTCCTCAAGGGTAGAGGTGCTCCCAACCTTACTGAAGTTGATATAGCCACCATATGTTCTACCCTTAAAGATTTTCTCAG GTCTTTACGGGAACCATTAATTACTGTAGGATTATGGGCGGACTTCGTTCGCGCCACTACTATTAATGATAAACAGGATGCTGACGCTGCTTTATATCAGGCAATTTCAGAATTACCTCAACCTAACAGAGATACTCTCGCTTTCCTAATATTACATCTACAAAGAGTATCAAGCAGCCCTGAATGCAAAATGCCTATAAGTAATTTGGCCAAAGTTTTTGGGCCTACACTGGTGGGTTATAGTTGCCAAAACCCAACGCCTACTTCCTTGCTCACAGAGACCAGAAATCAAGTTGCG ataGTTGAAAATCTGTTGAAAATCCCATCAGATTATTGGGCAAATTTCGTCAACCCTGaaaatttaagtaatattGTTACTCATAAAACTGCTGAACTAAGACACACACCATCTACAGAATCTTTACTCAAACGCAGTACCTCTCGCGGCTTCTTTAACACTCCTCTTGCTTCTGG TCGGTCTTTTATAagacgaaacaaaaaatacTTTGCAACACCTCCCTCCAAAGCAGGTTTTTAA